From a region of the Paenibacillus sp. FSL R10-2734 genome:
- a CDS encoding sigma-70 family RNA polymerase sigma factor yields the protein MKHPKEYSQLIALTLAGSREAYGELYEATIRDVYQTVHFLVRETSDVDDVVQEIYIQVHRSLEQFDVNRPFRPWLMGLVMRQIYAYRRKRWTHLRILKKAEHADLIMEYEFTNDVVDRLSNRTLLASVDRLPFKLKQVIILHYLNEYSQEESAAILGIPLGTVKSRIHAALHKLRQKSDNHTLFKGKVEDLHEFQ from the coding sequence ATGAAACATCCAAAAGAATATTCTCAGCTCATTGCGCTTACGCTAGCCGGCAGTCGTGAAGCGTATGGTGAGCTATATGAAGCGACGATTCGGGATGTGTATCAGACCGTTCATTTTCTCGTTCGCGAAACCTCCGATGTGGATGATGTTGTTCAGGAGATCTATATTCAGGTGCACCGGTCGCTTGAACAATTTGACGTGAATCGCCCCTTTAGGCCTTGGCTTATGGGATTGGTCATGCGGCAAATTTATGCCTATCGGAGGAAGAGATGGACGCATCTCCGAATTCTCAAAAAGGCAGAACATGCTGATTTGATCATGGAGTATGAATTTACGAATGATGTTGTGGACAGATTATCCAACCGCACCCTACTAGCAAGTGTAGACCGTCTTCCATTTAAGCTGAAGCAGGTGATTATTCTGCATTATTTAAACGAATATTCACAGGAAGAAAGTGCTGCGATACTGGGTATTCCGCTCGGAACCGTGAAATCTCGTATTCACGCTGCACTGCACAAGCTTCGTCAGAAGTCAGACAATCATACTCTTTTTAAGGGAAAGGTGGAGGACCTGCATGAATTTCAATGA